The following DNA comes from Candidatus Neomarinimicrobiota bacterium.
ATCACCTCGGAGACGGCTCTGGCGGCGGGCGTGCGGCGCATCGAGGCCGTGACCGGCGAGCATGTACAACCATATTTCGACCAACGCATCCAGGCTCTGGAAGCGGAACTGTTAAAGGAACGGGACAGGAACAAGGAGCTTACCCGCCGCCTTAAGGCGGCCTCCCGGGACCGGACCCACGACCAGGTGGGAGAGCTCGTACAGCAGAAACAGGAAGTCCACGGTATCCCCTTCGTATCGGCCCATGTGGGTGAGATGGTTGATATGGATCAGTTCAAAGACCTGGCGGTGGCCGTGAAGCACCGGCTAAAGAGCGCGGTGGTGGTACTGGCAACCGTTATGGAGGCCAAGCCTCAGGTGGTCGTAGCCGTGACCGAGGATCTGAAGGATGGTTATCCGGCCGGTGAATTAGCAAAGGAATTGGGCAAGGAAATGAAGGGTGGAGGTGGCGGCACACCCATACTGGGTACGGCCGGGGGAAAGGATAGTTCAAAACTAAAGGCAGCTATCCAGGCTACTCCGAAAGTTCTGGCAAAGTTTATTAAAAAATCCGATGAAGCTTGAGCCCCTACTCATCTTCGACCGTTCGGTACCGGGAAGGGTGGGCATCAAGCTGCCCCCGTCGGACGTTCCGGCCACCGAGCCAACTGACGTCCTGCCGGCCCACCTGGTCCGCAAAGTCCCGGCTGAATTGCCGGAGGTCTCCGAGCCGGAGGTGGTGCGTCACTATATCAATCTGTCCGCCAAGAACCACCACGTCGATAAGAACCTCTATCCCCTGGGCAGCTGTACCATGAAGTACAATCCCAAGGTGAATGATGCCCTGGCGGCCCTGCCCGGCTTCAGCGGGCTGCATCCCGGGCAACTGGAGGCAGGCTGTCAGGGGGCACTGGCGCTCATGTTTGAGCTCGAGGAGGCCCTCAAGAAAATCACCGGTATGAGCCGCTTTACCCTCCAGCCGGCGGCTGGCTCCCAGGGAGAACTGGTGGGAGTGCTGCTCATGCGGGCCTACCACAACCGGAAGGGGTCACCACGCAGATATGTGATTATCCCTGATTCGGCCCATGGCACCAACCCCGCCAGCGTGGTCATGGGCGGCTATGAGACGTTGCAGGTGGCTACCGATCCCCGCGGCCGCGTGGACCTGTCTGATCTAAAAGGCAAGCTCAGCGACGAGGTCGCAGGCATGATGCTTACCCAGCCCAACACCCTGGGATTGTTTGAGGATGAGATCACCGCCATCACCGAGCTTATTCACGGCGTTGACGGCATCATGTATATGGATGGTGCCAACCTCAATGCGCTCATGGGCCTTACCCGTCCGGTGGACATGGGCTTTGACATCACCCACATCAATCTGCACAAGACCTTTGCGACGCCCCACGGTGGCGGCGGGCCTGGCGCTGGTCCCATCGGCGTGGTGGAGCGGCTGGTGGAGTTCCTACCGAGACCACTGGTCGAGCGCGCCCCTGACGGGAGCTACCACTGGGAAGAGAAGGCCCCCCATAGCATCGGCCAGGTACACGGCTTTTATGGCA
Coding sequences within:
- a CDS encoding DHHA1 domain-containing protein, with protein sequence TATHLLHKALKMVLGEHVQQAGSLVAPDRLRFDFTHYEKVTPAQLAEIEVIVNRVIRENHEVKASIRAYDEARRGGAVAIFGEKYGDQVRILEVPGFSMELCGGTHVDRTGDIGFFKITSETALAAGVRRIEAVTGEHVQPYFDQRIQALEAELLKERDRNKELTRRLKAASRDRTHDQVGELVQQKQEVHGIPFVSAHVGEMVDMDQFKDLAVAVKHRLKSAVVVLATVMEAKPQVVVAVTEDLKDGYPAGELAKELGKEMKGGGGGTPILGTAGGKDSSKLKAAIQATPKVLAKFIKKSDEA
- the gcvPB gene encoding aminomethyl-transferring glycine dehydrogenase subunit GcvPB, which encodes MKLEPLLIFDRSVPGRVGIKLPPSDVPATEPTDVLPAHLVRKVPAELPEVSEPEVVRHYINLSAKNHHVDKNLYPLGSCTMKYNPKVNDALAALPGFSGLHPGQLEAGCQGALALMFELEEALKKITGMSRFTLQPAAGSQGELVGVLLMRAYHNRKGSPRRYVIIPDSAHGTNPASVVMGGYETLQVATDPRGRVDLSDLKGKLSDEVAGMMLTQPNTLGLFEDEITAITELIHGVDGIMYMDGANLNALMGLTRPVDMGFDITHINLHKTFATPHGGGGPGAGPIGVVERLVEFLPRPLVERAPDGSYHWEEKAPHSIGQVHGFYGNFAMLVRAYAYILSLGEEGLRNISRRAIINANYLKARLTDIFDLPYGEGIMHEFVLSGDRQKQRGIKTLDMAKALLDYGFHAPTIYFPLVVPEALMIEPTESETRDTLDRFAEV